One part of the Ochotona princeps isolate mOchPri1 chromosome 18, mOchPri1.hap1, whole genome shotgun sequence genome encodes these proteins:
- the ZBTB14 gene encoding zinc finger and BTB domain-containing protein 14, with translation MEFFISMSETIKYNDDDHKTLFLKTLNEQRLEGEFCDIAIVVEDVKFRAHRCVLAACSTYFKKLFKKLEVDSSSVIEIDFLRSDIFEEVLNYMYTAKISVKKEDVNLMMSSGQILGIRFLDKLCSQKRDVSSPDENNGQSKSKYCLKINRPIGDAADTQDDDVEEIGDQDDSPSDDTVEGTPPSQEDGKSPTTTLRVQEAILKELGSEEVRKVNCYGQEVESMETPESKDLGSQTPQALTFNDGMSEVKDEQTPGWTTAASDMKFEYLLYGHHREQIACQACGKTFSDEGRLRKHEKLHTADRPFVCEMCTKGFTTQAHLKEHLKIHTGYKPYSCEVCGKSFIRAPDLKKHERVHSNERPFACHMCDKAFKHKSHLKDHERRHRGEKPFVCGSCTKAFAKASDLKRHENNMHSERKQVTPSAMQSETEQLQAAAMAAEAEQQLETIACS, from the exons ATG GAGTTTTTCATCAGTATGTCTGAAACCATTAAATATAATGACGATGATCACAAAACTCTGTTCCTGAAAACACTAAACGAACAGCGCCTGGAGGGAGAGTTTTGCGACATTGCCATCGTGGTTGAGGATGTAAAATTTCGAGCACACAGATGTGTTCTTGCCGCCTGCAGCACCTACTTTAAAAAGCTGTTCAAGAAGCTTGAGGTTGATAGCTCTTCAGTGATAGAAATAGATTTCCTGCGTTCTGACATCTTCGAAGAAGTCCTGAACTACATGTATACGGCCAAGATTTCCGTAAAAAAAGAAGATGTCAACCTGATGATGTCCTCAGGTCAGATTCTTGGGATCCGGTTTTTGGATAAACTGTGTTCTCAGAAGCGTGACGTGTCCAGTCCAGACGAAAACAACGGCCAGTCCAAGAGTAAGTACTGCCTCAAGATAAATCGCCCCATCGGGGACGCTGCCGACACCCAGGACGACGACGTGGAGGAGATTGGGGACCAGGATGACAGTCCTTCCGACGACACAGTAGAAGGCACCCCCCCGAGTCAGGAGGACGGCAAGTCACCCACCACGACGCTGCGGGTGCAGGAGGCGATCCTGAAAGAGCTGGGCAGTGAGGAAGTTCGCAAAGTCAACTGCTACGGCCAGGAAGTAGAGTCCATGGAGACCCCGGAATCCAAAGACTTGGGGTCCCAGACCCCTCAAGCCTTAACCTTTAATGATGGGATGAGCGAGGTGAAAGACGAACAGAccccaggctggaccacagcggCCAGCGACATGAAGTTTGAGTATCTGCTCTACGGCCACCACCGGGAGCAGATCGCCTGCCAGGCGTGTGGAAAGACGTTTTCTGACGAGGGCAGGTTGAGGAAGCATGAGAAGCTACACACGGCCGACAGGCCCTTCGTCTGTGAGATGTGCACCAAGGGTTTCACCACGCAGGCCCACCTGAAGGAACACTTGAAAATCCACACGGGCTACAAGCCCTACAGCTGTGAGGTGTGCGGCAAGTCTTTTATCCGCGCCCCGGACTTGAAGAAGCACGAGCGGGTTCACAGCAACGAGCGGCCATTCGCGTGTCACATGTGTGACAAAGCCTTCAAACACAAGTCCCACCTCAAGGACCACGAGCGACGGCACAGGGGGGAGAAGCCGTTTGTGTGCGGCTCGTGCACCAAGGCCTTCGCCAAGGCTTCGGATCTCAAAAGGCACGAGAACAACATGCACAGTGAGAGGAAGCAGGTGACGCCCAGCGCCATGCAGAGCGAGACAGAACAGTTGCAGGCCGCGGCCATGGCTGCCGAGGCGGAGCAGCAGCTGGAGACGATCGCCTGCAGCTAG